A genomic segment from Gossypium hirsutum isolate 1008001.06 chromosome D04, Gossypium_hirsutum_v2.1, whole genome shotgun sequence encodes:
- the LOC107898954 gene encoding uncharacterized protein has product MKKSGLFAASVVAASASASSNFTCNSNFQLSSEEKKEHENSANTKPAPTEKFAPRFDGLRFIETLVTAHR; this is encoded by the exons ATGAAGAAATCAGGGCTCTTCGCTGCCTCTGTTGTTGCTGCCTCTGCTTCTGCTTCCTCCAATTTCACTTGTAACTCCAATTTTCAGCTTTCCAGTGAG GAGAAGAAAGAGCATGAAAATTCTGCAAACACGAAACCAGCTCCAACCGAGAAATTTGCACCGAGGTTTGATGGGTTAAGGTTCATTGAGACTTTGGTCACTGCTCACCGATAA
- the LOC107898953 gene encoding pathogenesis-related protein STH-2, producing the protein MGVVTYNYESTSPVAPARLFKAFSLEADKVWPKAAPQAVKSVEVEANPGPGSIVKINFAEGLPFQYMKHQIGGHDDKNLSYSYSLIEGGPLGDKLEKISYDNKFEAAAGGGSLCKSSMKFYTVGDYVITEDEIKAQIKGSEGVYKAVEAYLLANPDACN; encoded by the exons ATGGGTGTTGTCACTTATAACTATGAGTCTACCTCTCCAGTCGCCCCTGCCAGGCTTTTCAAAGCTTTTTCTCTTGAAGCTGACAAGGTTTGGCCCAAGGCTGCTCCTCAGGCAGTCAAGAGCGTTGAGGTTGAAGCTAATCCTGGCCCTGGAAGTATCGTAAAGATCAACTTTGCTGAAG GCCTTCCATTCCAATATATGAAGCACCAGATTGGAGGACATGACGACAAGAATTTGTCATACAGTTATAGTTTGATCGAAGGTGGACCTTTGGGGGACAAGCTTGAGAAAATCAGCTATGACAACAAGTTTGAGGCAGCTGCAGGTGGAGGAAGCCTTTGCAAGAGCTCGATGAAATTTTACACTGTTGGCGACTATGTGATCACTGAAGATGAAATCAAGGCTCAAATCAAAGGGAGTGAAGGAGTTTACAAGGCTGTTGAAGCTTACCTCTTGGCTAACCCCGATGCCTGCAACTAA